One Ignavibacteria bacterium genomic region harbors:
- a CDS encoding phosphoglucomutase/phosphomannomutase family protein codes for MEPVKFGTDGWRAIIGDTYTFENVRRVSLATARTFKNHTNIKNGIIIGYDTRFLGKEFAHAAAEIFGSEGIKVMITDTFVTTPTVSLLSRDFNLAFGVMITASHNPFKYNGFKLKDSFGGSMNPDELIKVEAELKNIKTVNRYSSFDELQKKGVIKYFNGRQYYIDNLNKKIDINIINAANLKVLYEAMYGAGQNTINELINVDQLHAEVNPYFEGGAPEPVEKNLSLACKTTKEGNYNLCIVTDGDADRIAIIDENGDFLDAQKTFALLLKYLHQVKGLNGIVVRGFSASELIKEYCEKYNLVLETVPVGFKHISKRMIESDVLIGAEESGGIGIKGHLPERDGLFNGLLYLEMLAQTGKSISELKAELDEEFGKYFYKRIDVHTTEDLKNKTLEDCKKLKKGDKIGGKEIISVDPLDGYKFFFRNGWITIRASGTEPLLRFYCETKGDDETLDVLNKTINNFNLH; via the coding sequence ATGGAACCTGTAAAATTTGGGACAGATGGCTGGAGAGCCATTATTGGAGACACTTACACATTTGAAAATGTAAGAAGAGTATCACTTGCTACTGCTAGAACTTTTAAGAACCACACAAACATTAAGAACGGAATTATAATTGGTTACGATACTAGATTTCTAGGAAAAGAATTTGCACATGCTGCTGCTGAAATTTTCGGCAGTGAAGGTATCAAAGTTATGATAACCGATACATTTGTTACTACTCCGACAGTATCATTGCTTTCAAGAGATTTTAATCTGGCTTTTGGCGTAATGATAACCGCTTCTCATAATCCTTTCAAGTATAATGGATTTAAACTAAAAGACTCATTCGGCGGTTCAATGAATCCAGATGAACTAATTAAAGTCGAAGCCGAACTCAAAAATATTAAAACCGTTAATAGATATAGCTCGTTTGATGAACTGCAGAAAAAAGGTGTTATAAAATATTTTAACGGCAGACAGTATTACATAGATAACCTTAACAAAAAAATTGATATAAATATAATAAACGCAGCAAATCTCAAAGTGCTTTACGAAGCAATGTATGGTGCTGGTCAGAATACTATTAATGAATTGATCAATGTTGACCAGTTGCATGCAGAGGTTAATCCATATTTCGAGGGAGGAGCCCCGGAGCCCGTGGAGAAAAATTTATCGCTTGCCTGTAAAACAACAAAAGAAGGCAATTATAATCTTTGTATTGTAACTGATGGTGATGCAGACAGGATTGCAATCATTGACGAAAATGGAGATTTCCTTGATGCACAAAAGACTTTTGCGCTTCTTCTAAAATATCTTCACCAAGTTAAAGGACTTAATGGGATAGTGGTTAGAGGTTTTTCAGCGTCTGAATTAATTAAAGAATATTGTGAAAAGTATAATCTTGTTCTTGAAACTGTTCCCGTTGGATTCAAACATATTTCTAAACGTATGATTGAATCTGATGTTCTAATTGGAGCTGAAGAAAGCGGTGGAATTGGTATCAAAGGGCACTTGCCAGAAAGAGACGGTCTATTTAATGGTCTCTTATATCTTGAAATGCTTGCACAAACAGGTAAAAGCATTTCAGAATTGAAAGCTGAACTTGATGAAGAGTTTGGTAAATATTTCTATAAAAGAATAGATGTTCATACAACAGAAGATCTGAAGAATAAAACACTTGAAGACTGTAAGAAGTTGAAGAAGGGTGACAAGATTGGCGGAAAAGAAATTATTTCTGTTGACCCTCTAGATGGTTACAAGTTTTTCTTTCGAAATGGCTGGATTACAATTCGTGCTTCAGGCACAGAACCCTTATTAAGATTCTATTGTGAGACAAAAGGTGATGATGAGACTCTCGATGTTTTAAACAAAACAATTAATAACTTTAATTTACATTAA
- a CDS encoding Maf family protein, whose amino-acid sequence MLDKVLSAKYILASKSPRRKHLLKQLGFHFQVVESNAKEVSGKIPHISVRTNAQRKSRTVAQNHKDRIIISADTIVYLKRRILNKPRNLKEAANYLKILSGKKHVVYTGVNVVNNITGKEKYGHEKTTVEFRKLTDDEINYYVNKFKPLDKAGAYGIQDDFGCLFIAKITGDYYNVVGLPLVKLYKLIQATF is encoded by the coding sequence ATGCTTGATAAAGTACTTTCAGCTAAATATATACTTGCATCTAAATCTCCTCGACGAAAACATCTTTTAAAGCAGTTGGGTTTTCATTTTCAGGTTGTTGAATCGAATGCTAAGGAAGTCTCAGGTAAGATACCTCATATCTCCGTTAGAACAAACGCACAGAGGAAATCACGGACTGTTGCGCAAAATCACAAAGATAGAATAATCATAAGTGCAGACACTATAGTATATCTCAAAAGAAGAATTCTAAACAAACCACGTAATCTTAAAGAGGCTGCAAATTACCTGAAAATCCTCAGCGGTAAAAAACATGTAGTATATACTGGTGTTAATGTTGTAAATAACATAACAGGTAAAGAAAAGTACGGTCACGAAAAGACGACTGTTGAATTCAGAAAGCTTACCGATGATGAAATAAATTACTATGTTAATAAGTTCAAACCACTTGACAAGGCAGGTGCTTATGGTATTCAAGACGATTTCGGATGCCTGTTTATAGCAAAAATAACTGGAGATTATTACAACGTGGTAGGACTTCCTCTTGTTAAACTCTATAAACTAATTCAGGCAACTTTTTAA
- a CDS encoding proline--tRNA ligase encodes MKLSKLFLPTQKEDPADAVVASHKLSIRAGLFRLLTSGVYSVLPLGLIVKNKVEKIIREEMNAIGGNEFLLPALSPNELWNETGRLDDFGDIIFRIKNRELVLAPTHEEVFTSICRNYITSYKQLPQMWYQIQTKFRNESRPKSGVLRGRQFTMKDAYSFDSSWEGLDDSYNLQDKAYRNIFSRCGLKFFAVSASSGAMGGTKSEEFMVESEAGEDIVVISEDGKYSSNLEVAVSFSEIVERKNTNLPYEEFHTPNIKSIEELAGFLNITDKSRLAKSRVFVIPGKSETEKDKYLLALVCGHDEVNETKLQFLYGANLRPGHPEELMQITGADAGSIGPIGLKGKIEIVADLRLQDADELVSGANRNDYHIKNIDLKRDVEGIKYFDIRTVKEGELTLDKTSRLRVTKAIEVGHIFKLGTKYSESLGAKFLDKDGKKNPIIMGSYGIGVERIIASHIEQNHDENGIIWNGEIAPFKVMLINITTQSKEITDYCETLYNELTEMGIEVLYDDRDDLRPGFKFKDADLIGIPFHIIIGEKNYKNGNIEFKVRKTGERSIIAKENLMTKLNALLNA; translated from the coding sequence ATGAAACTATCAAAACTGTTTTTACCGACTCAGAAAGAGGATCCTGCAGACGCAGTTGTTGCCTCGCATAAGCTATCAATACGTGCAGGGCTTTTCAGATTACTTACTTCAGGTGTGTATTCCGTATTACCGCTCGGACTTATTGTTAAAAATAAAGTTGAAAAGATAATCCGTGAAGAGATGAATGCAATCGGAGGAAATGAATTCCTTCTACCGGCTCTTTCTCCAAATGAGCTGTGGAATGAAACCGGACGTCTTGACGATTTTGGCGATATTATTTTCAGGATAAAAAATCGTGAGCTTGTGCTTGCTCCTACTCATGAAGAAGTTTTCACCTCGATTTGCAGGAATTACATAACGTCTTATAAGCAACTTCCGCAAATGTGGTATCAGATTCAAACAAAGTTCAGGAATGAATCCAGGCCAAAATCGGGTGTGCTGCGCGGCAGGCAGTTTACGATGAAAGATGCGTACTCTTTTGATTCTTCATGGGAAGGGCTTGACGATTCTTATAATCTTCAGGATAAAGCATACAGAAATATTTTCTCGAGATGCGGACTTAAGTTCTTTGCTGTCTCAGCATCCAGCGGTGCGATGGGTGGTACTAAGTCTGAAGAGTTTATGGTAGAATCTGAAGCAGGTGAAGATATTGTTGTTATCAGTGAAGACGGCAAATACTCTTCAAATCTTGAAGTAGCGGTTTCTTTTTCCGAAATCGTTGAAAGAAAAAATACAAATCTTCCCTATGAAGAGTTTCACACTCCAAATATAAAGTCAATCGAAGAGCTTGCCGGATTCTTAAACATTACGGATAAATCTCGCCTGGCAAAGTCTCGTGTATTTGTAATTCCCGGAAAATCAGAAACAGAGAAAGACAAGTATCTGCTGGCGCTTGTTTGCGGTCACGATGAAGTAAATGAAACAAAACTTCAATTCCTTTACGGAGCAAATTTAAGACCGGGACATCCTGAGGAATTAATGCAAATCACAGGCGCTGATGCCGGCTCAATTGGTCCCATAGGTTTAAAAGGTAAAATTGAAATTGTCGCAGACTTAAGGCTTCAGGATGCGGATGAACTCGTTAGCGGTGCAAACAGAAATGATTACCATATTAAAAACATTGATCTGAAAAGGGATGTCGAAGGCATAAAATATTTTGATATCAGAACAGTCAAAGAAGGCGAGCTTACTCTTGATAAAACAAGCCGGCTGCGCGTTACTAAAGCTATTGAAGTCGGGCATATATTTAAGCTCGGTACAAAGTATTCAGAATCGCTGGGTGCTAAGTTTTTAGATAAGGACGGCAAGAAAAATCCAATCATTATGGGAAGTTACGGCATTGGTGTTGAAAGAATTATTGCTTCTCATATTGAACAAAACCATGATGAAAACGGAATTATTTGGAACGGCGAGATTGCTCCGTTTAAAGTAATGCTGATTAATATTACTACACAAAGCAAAGAAATTACTGACTACTGCGAAACCCTTTATAATGAACTAACTGAAATGGGAATCGAAGTTCTTTATGATGATAGGGACGATCTGAGGCCTGGATTTAAATTTAAAGATGCTGACTTGATTGGTATTCCTTTTCATATTATCATTGGTGAAAAGAATTATAAAAACGGAAATATAGAATTCAAAGTAAGAAAAACCGGTGAAAGAAGTATCATTGCGAAAGAGAACTTAATGACAAAACTCAATGCCCTTTTAAATGCTTGA
- a CDS encoding SOS response-associated peptidase family protein, translated as MCSRFENKETGESIFKKFEKDFVMLNLAPKNLKQINIAPSDDILIIQKSKEQFELKCFTWGIKFPGDKTPLIFNSRIETIAEKPYWKKLFTHNRCIIPATAFYEWKTFGVKNKVIKIPQRIWFETMPLFFMAGIYTEINNGIFASLITSQPNTTIAKIHNRMPVILSKEEGIKFLSSEDNDALYLCKPLVEKIAVNIETAEDILTDRQREFLKG; from the coding sequence ATGTGTTCGAGATTTGAGAATAAAGAAACGGGAGAATCAATATTTAAGAAGTTTGAAAAAGACTTTGTGATGTTGAATCTTGCACCGAAGAATTTAAAACAGATAAATATTGCTCCAAGCGATGATATACTCATAATTCAGAAAAGCAAAGAGCAGTTCGAACTGAAATGCTTTACATGGGGTATAAAGTTTCCGGGAGATAAGACACCTCTAATATTTAATTCCAGGATAGAGACTATAGCTGAGAAGCCTTATTGGAAAAAGTTGTTTACACATAACAGGTGTATTATTCCTGCGACGGCTTTTTACGAGTGGAAGACTTTCGGTGTAAAAAACAAAGTTATAAAGATTCCGCAGCGAATATGGTTTGAGACAATGCCGCTTTTCTTTATGGCTGGTATATATACAGAAATAAATAATGGTATCTTTGCATCGCTTATTACTTCACAGCCCAATACAACGATTGCGAAAATTCACAACAGAATGCCTGTTATTCTAAGTAAAGAAGAAGGCATTAAGTTTTTGAGTTCTGAAGATAATGATGCTTTGTATTTATGTAAACCGTTAGTAGAAAAAATTGCAGTTAATATCGAGACTGCTGAAGATATTTTGACAGATAGGCAAAGAGAATTTCTGAAAGGTTAA
- a CDS encoding SLBB domain-containing protein — translation MLFIATYYVFSQNTTTNQSPTTQQQQLQLQQMGMPGNKDLRINSDASDILSSLNQQQFQSSPHMTVVVDKAVDPNKYIVGPNDVFSLGIYGYLNQQIPINVNVEGSVLIPTVGEVKVDGLTLNEAKSRVIKAVKKRYYSSDISFTLVTPKSFLVTVSSIVQKKIEVNSMNRVSDLITYVYYDTVNVQRAQYDFSNRSEFFFPSISLRNIEIIHKDGSVANVDLYRYFYTNEDQYNPYLQEGDFVKVPLGFLYKNYVTISGAVQLPGVYEYNKSDDLEAIIGLGRGFDFKANTDSIIVYRTNIETKEFEIFYLDYEKDKKFKISEYDRLFVKYKTDYIRNFSVTVLGEVNVPGVYPIIEKTTRLKDVIEIAGGMKKTAYLPLCILFRRYDAEYNAKDTLEVMVNMRANDLIINEKDKLNFERDVRSRRNRVIVDFEKLYLENDTSQNIVLEDKDVVYINDNKNIVYVYGQVGSEGFVPYKEGADYTYYIEKAGGYSLAADESNTRIIKFNTRGWYKPKDTKVGSGDFIYVPKETPAEFRESLTIVATMIGVVASVITTYLLIMQQNK, via the coding sequence ATGCTATTTATTGCGACATATTATGTTTTTTCGCAGAATACTACAACAAATCAATCTCCGACTACACAACAGCAACAACTTCAATTGCAGCAAATGGGTATGCCAGGCAATAAGGACCTGAGGATTAACTCTGATGCTTCGGATATATTAAGTTCATTGAATCAACAACAGTTTCAGAGTTCTCCACATATGACAGTTGTAGTTGATAAAGCAGTAGATCCCAATAAATACATTGTTGGACCTAATGATGTTTTCTCTCTGGGTATTTACGGATATCTTAATCAGCAGATTCCGATAAATGTAAACGTTGAAGGTTCAGTTTTAATTCCAACTGTAGGCGAGGTAAAAGTTGACGGGCTTACTTTGAATGAGGCGAAGAGCAGGGTTATAAAAGCCGTAAAGAAGCGTTATTATTCAAGTGACATAAGTTTCACTCTTGTCACGCCTAAGTCTTTTCTTGTTACAGTTTCAAGTATTGTTCAGAAGAAAATCGAAGTCAATTCCATGAACAGGGTCAGTGACCTTATTACTTATGTTTATTATGATACCGTGAATGTTCAAAGAGCACAATACGATTTCAGCAACAGGTCTGAATTCTTTTTCCCGAGCATATCCCTTCGTAATATCGAAATTATTCATAAAGACGGCAGCGTTGCCAATGTTGACCTTTACAGATATTTTTACACGAATGAAGATCAATATAATCCTTATTTGCAAGAGGGGGATTTTGTAAAAGTACCTCTTGGCTTTCTTTATAAGAATTATGTTACTATTAGTGGTGCTGTTCAACTTCCCGGAGTTTACGAGTATAATAAATCGGATGACCTTGAAGCTATTATAGGTTTGGGCAGAGGGTTCGATTTTAAAGCTAATACAGATAGTATTATTGTTTACAGGACGAATATTGAGACGAAAGAATTTGAAATATTTTATCTGGATTATGAAAAGGATAAAAAATTCAAGATCAGCGAATATGATAGGCTTTTTGTGAAGTACAAAACTGATTATATCCGAAACTTCAGCGTAACCGTACTCGGAGAAGTCAACGTCCCTGGAGTTTATCCTATCATTGAGAAAACGACAAGACTAAAAGATGTTATCGAAATCGCAGGCGGAATGAAAAAAACGGCATATCTGCCTTTATGCATATTGTTCAGGCGATATGACGCGGAATACAATGCAAAAGATACTCTTGAAGTAATGGTTAACATGAGGGCGAATGACCTGATTATTAATGAAAAGGATAAACTTAATTTTGAAAGGGATGTGCGTTCAAGAAGAAACAGGGTTATCGTTGATTTTGAAAAATTATACCTTGAGAATGATACGTCTCAAAACATTGTTCTTGAGGACAAAGATGTTGTATACATTAATGACAATAAGAATATTGTATATGTTTACGGACAAGTGGGAAGCGAAGGTTTCGTCCCTTACAAGGAGGGTGCAGATTATACTTACTATATTGAAAAGGCAGGAGGATATTCGCTTGCTGCGGATGAAAGCAATACAAGAATAATAAAATTCAACACGAGGGGATGGTATAAACCCAAAGACACCAAGGTTGGCTCAGGAGATTTTATTTATGTGCCGAAAGAAACACCCGCCGAATTCAGAGAGAGTTTAACTATCGTTGCAACAATGATCGGAGTGGTGGCAAGCGTTATTACAACTTATTTGCTGATAATGCAGCAGAACAAATAG
- a CDS encoding lysylphosphatidylglycerol synthase transmembrane domain-containing protein encodes MFKKYKKKILLSVSLGAVIFLAFSIYADFGNLMIAFSKFSWIWFPVVLALSFGNYLVRFAKWQYYLHVLKIKLKPSKSFLIFMGSFIMSVTPGKMGEVLKSFLLKEETGTPVSVSAPIILAERITDFLSIVILCSIGAVVFGYGIEIVLATGIGFVLLTLILSSKKLSHKIINFFKRIKFTAKHTDKIYSAYDSMYELVKIKPLILMVIASTAAWFLECLGFYVVLHVFSEVSNIEVSLLSATFIYGFSTLVGAIAMLPGGLGATEASLTGLLLLLKIPKDISVASTIIIRVATLWFAVILGVFAVQILNRKDHIDFRKLEK; translated from the coding sequence ATGTTTAAAAAGTACAAGAAGAAAATATTATTATCTGTTTCACTCGGTGCGGTTATTTTCCTCGCCTTCAGTATATATGCAGACTTCGGAAACCTCATGATAGCTTTCTCAAAATTTTCATGGATTTGGTTTCCAGTAGTCCTTGCGCTTTCATTCGGGAATTATCTTGTTAGATTTGCAAAATGGCAATATTATCTTCATGTTCTGAAAATAAAGCTTAAACCATCAAAATCGTTCCTAATTTTCATGGGTTCATTCATCATGAGTGTCACTCCGGGGAAGATGGGCGAAGTTCTAAAATCCTTTTTGCTTAAAGAGGAAACCGGTACACCTGTTAGCGTATCAGCACCAATAATCCTCGCTGAAAGAATAACCGATTTTCTGTCAATAGTAATTTTATGTTCAATTGGTGCCGTTGTATTTGGTTATGGGATTGAAATAGTTCTTGCAACAGGAATAGGATTTGTTCTTCTTACACTTATTTTAAGTTCTAAAAAATTATCTCATAAGATTATAAACTTTTTCAAAAGAATTAAGTTTACAGCAAAGCATACAGATAAGATTTATTCAGCTTACGATAGTATGTATGAACTGGTAAAAATAAAACCTCTTATATTAATGGTAATTGCTAGTACCGCAGCATGGTTTCTGGAATGTCTCGGTTTTTATGTTGTGCTTCACGTATTTTCTGAAGTCTCAAATATTGAAGTTAGCTTACTATCTGCTACCTTTATTTATGGTTTCTCAACACTAGTAGGTGCTATTGCAATGCTTCCGGGTGGATTAGGTGCTACAGAAGCCTCCTTAACTGGACTACTTCTGCTTCTGAAAATACCAAAAGATATCTCGGTAGCTTCCACTATTATTATCAGGGTTGCTACGTTATGGTTTGCCGTGATACTAGGTGTATTTGCTGTGCAGATTCTTAATAGGAAAGACCATATAGATTTTAGGAAACTTGAAAAGTAA
- a CDS encoding cobalamin B12-binding domain-containing protein: MDRKIRVLIGKVGLDGHDRGAKVIAAAFRDAGFEVIYAGLRQTPESMVEAALQEDVDAIGVSILSGAHMTIFPRIKKLMDEKMLNDILLFGGGIIPQKDIDELNKIGIGKIFTPGATTTETVEYVINWVNKNRNI; the protein is encoded by the coding sequence TTGGATAGAAAAATAAGAGTTTTAATAGGTAAAGTAGGTCTAGACGGACATGATAGGGGTGCAAAAGTAATCGCAGCGGCTTTTCGTGATGCTGGTTTTGAAGTTATATATGCAGGACTGAGACAGACGCCTGAGTCTATGGTTGAAGCTGCACTACAGGAAGATGTTGATGCAATCGGTGTCAGTATTTTAAGCGGTGCGCATATGACTATTTTCCCCAGAATCAAGAAACTGATGGATGAAAAGATGCTAAATGATATTTTACTTTTCGGAGGTGGGATTATTCCTCAGAAAGATATTGACGAGCTTAATAAAATTGGGATCGGAAAAATATTTACTCCAGGTGCTACAACTACTGAAACAGTAGAATACGTAATAAATTGGGTAAACAAAAATAGAAATATATAA